A single Bacillus sp. OxB-1 DNA region contains:
- a CDS encoding ABC transporter ATP-binding protein, which yields MESTNTVLHAQNVRKSFGTRGNVQPVLKGIDLRVMEGEFVGIMGPSGAGKTTLLNVLATIDRTTEGSILIGDSDISKMKDRELSAFRRDKLGFIFQDYNLLDTLTVKENILLPVSLGKMKKRVAEDEFKSIAEILGITELANKYPHEISGGQKQRTSAARALINKPSMVFADEPTGALDSKSASSLLGTLEDVNKKRGVTIMMVTHDPVASSYCSRVVFLKDGMIYSELYRGDQTRQAFFQEILKVQGVLGGDSIDAL from the coding sequence ATGGAGTCAACCAATACTGTGTTACATGCACAAAATGTCCGTAAGTCGTTCGGGACGCGGGGGAATGTGCAACCCGTTTTAAAAGGGATCGATCTGCGCGTGATGGAAGGCGAATTTGTTGGTATTATGGGACCTTCCGGGGCTGGGAAGACCACCTTATTGAACGTCCTTGCGACGATTGACCGCACAACGGAAGGATCGATACTTATCGGAGATTCTGATATTTCGAAGATGAAAGATCGGGAACTCTCCGCATTCCGCCGCGATAAATTAGGTTTCATTTTCCAAGACTATAATTTGCTCGATACACTGACAGTGAAAGAAAATATCCTATTGCCGGTGTCGCTCGGCAAAATGAAAAAGCGGGTGGCGGAAGATGAATTCAAATCGATTGCTGAGATTTTAGGCATTACCGAGTTAGCGAATAAATACCCGCATGAAATATCAGGCGGCCAGAAGCAACGGACATCTGCGGCACGCGCGCTTATTAATAAGCCGTCCATGGTCTTTGCGGATGAACCGACGGGCGCACTTGATTCGAAATCGGCATCGTCGCTTTTAGGTACACTGGAAGATGTCAATAAAAAACGCGGCGTCACAATCATGATGGTAACGCATGACCCCGTTGCATCCAGCTATTGCAGCCGGGTCGTCTTTTTGAAAGACGGGATGATCTATTCCGAATTATACCGGGGCGATCAGACGAGACAGGCCTTCTTCCAGGAAATCTTGAAGGTGCAAGGCGTGCTCGGGGGTGACAGCATTGACGCTCTTTGA
- a CDS encoding ABC transporter permease, with the protein MTALTLFDLVIRSMRKNIKHYYLYFFALIFSVSLYFVFATLQHDPAVVAQSGGKMGTSFKVAGILLLVIAGIFVVYANAIFLKRRSREIGLYQLIGLTKGSVVRLLIIENTLLSAGALAIGIGAGILVSRLFLLLLMKLVGFDGFIELTFSVTAVIQTAVVFLAITVLTSVQMLSAVYRNSLLGLFNAEKKGEHPKEPKTIRSAALALIGVGLVIFGYWLSGRMLNEMLFFNMLAVLATTILGTYLIFRIAIGWLFHQIRAHKQGHLGLYDSLSVASLMHRMRGNANSLTIITVLSAMTLAMLAGAYSLFYSTEKETRYTMPFDFMFEGGSSSWSDAEDVSVEDFEAGLKAQGIEYTTAKIELLSVAGRFEKGVFPDFWGPMEKIYANFVNAKQLQQAGLPVETPEEGMIFFHSAETRPIAKDIRFPFEVYVTSVEGDRTFTVEKYGEGNVVNNSFGYQFVVNETDFDTYKRTMPTESEVREVQVFNIVDKEQLVEASAIRNQKRQEGTWSRGVDYYTMYKNAIESNGLLIFIAGFLGLVFLISTGSILYFKQMTEAEQERKSYATLRQLGFTVQEIMHGIIRKQAFVFGLPLLIGLLHSVFAIKAASFLFMSDITFPAAIAMGLYMLIYMIFALLTVGYYRKTVKGAL; encoded by the coding sequence GTGACAGCATTGACGCTCTTTGATCTCGTCATCCGCAGCATGCGGAAAAATATCAAGCATTACTATTTGTACTTTTTTGCGCTGATTTTCAGCGTATCGCTATATTTCGTGTTTGCGACACTGCAGCATGATCCGGCGGTCGTTGCGCAATCCGGCGGCAAAATGGGCACAAGTTTCAAAGTGGCCGGCATTTTATTGCTAGTCATCGCTGGAATTTTCGTCGTCTATGCGAATGCTATCTTTTTAAAAAGAAGAAGCCGGGAAATCGGGCTGTACCAATTGATCGGTCTTACCAAAGGTTCTGTCGTACGTCTTTTGATCATCGAAAATACGCTCCTGAGTGCAGGGGCTTTGGCCATCGGGATTGGTGCCGGTATTTTGGTGTCACGTCTATTTTTATTGTTGTTGATGAAGTTGGTCGGATTCGACGGTTTTATTGAATTGACGTTTTCGGTCACCGCGGTCATCCAGACGGCCGTCGTCTTCCTGGCGATCACCGTTCTGACGTCCGTTCAAATGCTTTCTGCGGTATACCGAAATTCGCTGCTTGGATTATTCAATGCAGAGAAGAAGGGAGAGCATCCGAAAGAGCCGAAGACAATTCGCTCCGCCGCATTGGCCTTGATCGGGGTTGGACTCGTCATTTTCGGTTACTGGCTGTCGGGACGCATGTTGAATGAAATGCTGTTCTTCAACATGTTGGCCGTCCTCGCGACAACAATTCTGGGGACGTACCTTATATTCCGCATTGCGATCGGTTGGTTGTTCCATCAGATCCGGGCGCATAAACAGGGGCATCTCGGGTTGTATGACAGTCTGTCGGTTGCGTCACTCATGCATCGGATGAGAGGAAACGCAAACTCATTAACGATCATTACGGTGCTGTCCGCGATGACGCTGGCCATGCTCGCGGGTGCGTACTCCCTCTTTTATTCAACGGAAAAAGAGACGCGGTATACTATGCCGTTCGATTTCATGTTCGAGGGAGGATCCTCCTCGTGGTCTGACGCGGAAGATGTCTCAGTGGAAGATTTTGAAGCTGGCTTGAAAGCACAAGGGATCGAGTATACGACTGCGAAAATTGAGTTGCTAAGTGTCGCAGGCCGTTTTGAAAAAGGGGTATTCCCTGATTTTTGGGGTCCGATGGAAAAGATTTATGCCAACTTTGTCAATGCGAAGCAGCTGCAGCAAGCGGGCCTCCCAGTAGAAACGCCGGAAGAAGGGATGATCTTTTTCCATAGTGCCGAGACAAGACCGATTGCAAAAGATATCCGTTTCCCGTTCGAAGTGTATGTAACAAGTGTTGAAGGTGATCGTACATTTACTGTTGAGAAGTATGGAGAAGGGAACGTGGTGAACAACAGTTTTGGATACCAATTCGTAGTAAATGAAACGGATTTTGATACGTACAAAAGAACAATGCCTACAGAGAGTGAAGTGCGCGAGGTTCAAGTTTTCAACATTGTGGATAAAGAGCAACTCGTGGAAGCATCAGCAATTCGCAACCAAAAGAGACAAGAAGGCACATGGTCCCGCGGCGTCGATTACTACACAATGTATAAAAATGCGATTGAGTCGAATGGTTTGCTCATTTTCATCGCTGGGTTTTTGGGACTCGTGTTCTTGATATCGACAGGCAGCATCTTGTACTTCAAACAAATGACGGAGGCGGAGCAAGAGAGGAAAAGCTACGCAACGTTGCGCCAATTAGGATTTACCGTCCAGGAAATCATGCACGGAATCATCCGCAAGCAGGCATTTGTTTTCGGGTTGCCGCTGCTGATCGGCTTGCTGCACTCGGTGTTTGCCATCAAGGCGGCATCCTTCCTGTTCATGTCGGATATCACCTTTCCGGCTGCCATCGCAATGGGATTGTATATGCTCATCTATATGATTTTCGCATTGCTGACGGTCGGGTATTACCGCAAGACGGTGAAGGGTGCATTGTGA
- a CDS encoding uracil-DNA glycosylase: MNSFCPEIWPEDKTPPSEKNCKECGLYEQGTRMVWGEGNPKAPIMIVLDNPGAREDREGTPMVCGTRQTLQQAAFEAGLSKGSLYVTYVLKRKPIRAYDKETVRHICIRHLVRQLEEQQPELVLCLGNVAVQSFFQNPEAEVKQLRGSWHDVRGYRTAVAYHPLAARRRPNLYPLLAEDLKFVAAELNRKRNE; the protein is encoded by the coding sequence TTGAATTCGTTTTGCCCGGAAATTTGGCCCGAAGATAAGACTCCTCCTTCCGAAAAAAATTGTAAGGAATGCGGGCTCTATGAACAAGGAACCCGCATGGTTTGGGGAGAAGGAAATCCCAAAGCTCCTATAATGATCGTCCTCGATAATCCAGGCGCGCGGGAAGATCGCGAAGGGACGCCGATGGTCTGCGGGACGCGACAAACATTGCAGCAGGCCGCTTTTGAGGCAGGCTTATCGAAGGGTTCCCTTTATGTCACGTATGTGCTGAAACGAAAGCCGATTCGCGCCTATGACAAAGAAACGGTGCGGCATATTTGCATCCGCCATTTGGTAAGGCAGTTGGAAGAGCAGCAACCCGAACTCGTCCTTTGTCTAGGGAATGTTGCTGTACAGTCATTTTTCCAAAACCCCGAAGCGGAGGTCAAACAATTACGAGGCAGCTGGCATGATGTCCGGGGCTATCGGACCGCCGTCGCCTATCATCCGCTGGCCGCCAGACGCCGGCCGAATTTGTATCCATTGTTGGCAGAGGATTTGAAGTTCGTGGCGGCTGAGCTGAACCGTAAGAGGAACGAATGA